A window of the Methylomagnum ishizawai genome harbors these coding sequences:
- the trfA gene encoding plasmid replication initiator TrfA, whose protein sequence is MTQRDHPPLTPEDIEREALPGESWEAAARRIARKRAEAGKSGTPPKPQNPAPAKTAQIIRLPFWPESQRGAPNEIVRSALFNARNRKQKREYLANVDIYVIGEGSITYTGEELRQDDETVWLHLIHLARNTPPGELVEFGPHAFCKAVGWDASGKSYQRLRDCITRLQATALGVYSKRLKEGLSLSMIPFFRWKNAEGHALKTYQVRIAPEMVEFFGEVHYTQVEWEQRLALPSGLASWLHGYFASHREPFPVKLETIREGAGLTMERLDHLREKVAAALDALRTVGFLVSWKIEKDLVYVVRA, encoded by the coding sequence ATGACCCAACGCGACCATCCCCCCCTTACACCCGAAGACATCGAGAGAGAAGCCCTGCCCGGTGAATCCTGGGAAGCCGCCGCCCGCCGCATCGCCCGCAAACGCGCCGAGGCCGGCAAAAGCGGCACCCCGCCCAAACCCCAAAACCCCGCGCCCGCCAAGACCGCGCAAATCATCCGCCTGCCGTTCTGGCCGGAATCCCAGCGCGGAGCGCCCAACGAGATCGTCCGGTCCGCGCTGTTCAACGCCCGCAACCGCAAGCAGAAGCGCGAATATCTCGCCAACGTCGATATCTACGTCATCGGCGAGGGCAGCATCACCTACACCGGCGAGGAACTGCGCCAGGACGACGAGACCGTCTGGCTGCACCTCATCCACCTCGCCCGCAACACGCCGCCGGGGGAGTTGGTGGAATTCGGCCCCCACGCCTTCTGCAAGGCGGTGGGCTGGGACGCTTCCGGCAAAAGCTACCAACGCCTGCGCGATTGCATCACCCGCCTGCAAGCCACCGCCCTGGGCGTCTACAGCAAGCGCCTGAAGGAAGGGCTCAGCCTGTCGATGATCCCGTTCTTCCGCTGGAAGAACGCCGAGGGCCACGCCCTGAAAACCTATCAGGTCAGGATCGCGCCGGAGATGGTCGAGTTCTTCGGCGAGGTCCATTACACCCAGGTCGAATGGGAACAGCGCCTCGCCCTGCCCAGCGGGCTGGCGTCCTGGCTGCACGGCTATTTCGCCAGCCACAGGGAGCCGTTCCCGGTGAAGCTGGAAACGATCCGGGAAGGGGCCGGGTTGACCATGGAGCGCCTGGACCACCTCAGGGAAAAGGTCGCGGCGGCGTTGGATGCGTTGAGGACGGTGGGTTTCCTGGTGTCCTGGAAGATCGAGAAGGATTTGGTCTATGTCGTCCGGGCCTGA